In Callithrix jacchus isolate 240 chromosome 18, calJac240_pri, whole genome shotgun sequence, one DNA window encodes the following:
- the LOC144580249 gene encoding uncharacterized protein LOC144580249 yields the protein MAETSSSPFSSSLVPPARRRERPTAADPAQALPLPQPSRHTMGPEAGLLHSSDDAGGGPGDTQLPP from the coding sequence ATGGCAGAGAcgtcctcctcccccttctcctcctctttggTGCCTCCAGCCAGGAGGCGGGAGCGACCCACAGCAGCTGACCCAGCTCAGGCACTGCCTCTCCCACAGCCCTCAAGACACACCATGGGCCCAGAGGCAGGTTTGCTACACAGCAGTGACGACGCAGGTGGCGGCCCCGGCGACACTCAACTGCCTCCCTGA